One region of Paucibacter aquatile genomic DNA includes:
- a CDS encoding TonB-dependent siderophore receptor, whose protein sequence is MPTFLSSRPALALRPSLVSSALALLLGSSLAQAQSLPTVSVSGRTAEMPAQVGGFGETPVAKLPLQISLFSQERLLDAGISALSGLTALDASLGDAYNAAGYISYLKIRGYDLDNRFNYRRDGLPINGETMLDLGNKSSIEVLKGSSGIQAGTSSPGGLVNLVVKRPTAQAHTILSGGFSERGTFEAAIDWSQRFGGSGEFGLRVNAAAADLHPQLRDATGTRQLLAVAGEWRVQPGTLLEAEFELNRHSQPSQPGMSLLGNKLPDAKAFDPRTNLNNQTWTLPVEFDNQHASLRLQQRLNADWQAQAHLAVQRLKTDDRLAYAYGCDKEGNYDRYCRDGTYDMFDFRSENERRNSEALDLSLSGRFDTGPLRHQLSTGFLISHYKSRAQAQAYNGVGPGRIDGSAVNPADPSLTDQNTLRDERSREFSLRDTVQLSAELQAWAGLRHTQLNRSSVRTNGSRPTDYSQSLSTPWLGLSYAINPQLMAYASWGEGVESEVTPNRKRYGDAAGRALPALKSRQSEIGLKAGSKAVDWSINAFQINRPVWDDFGDCSDSTPGSCVRRPDGIARHQGLEAQADLKWSGGGLLASAMKLKARRADSSVADINGLKPVNVAENSLRLQVRQDVPALAGLQLNAGLVFEGPRAVLRDNSLNIPGWTRLNAGARFEQSWGRQLLIWRVGVDNIANKRAWKESPFQFDHVYLYPLAPRTFRTSLEIHL, encoded by the coding sequence ATGCCCACATTCCTTTCGTCCCGTCCTGCTCTGGCCCTGCGCCCGAGCCTTGTTTCATCCGCCCTGGCTCTGCTGCTCGGCAGCAGCCTGGCCCAGGCGCAGAGCCTGCCCACGGTCTCGGTCAGCGGCCGCACGGCTGAGATGCCGGCCCAGGTGGGCGGCTTCGGCGAGACCCCGGTGGCCAAGCTGCCGCTGCAGATCAGCCTGTTCAGCCAGGAGCGCCTGCTGGACGCCGGCATCTCGGCCCTCTCGGGCCTGACCGCCCTGGACGCCAGCCTCGGCGATGCCTACAACGCCGCCGGCTACATCTCCTACCTGAAGATCCGCGGCTACGACCTGGACAACCGCTTCAACTACCGCCGCGACGGCCTGCCCATCAATGGCGAGACCATGCTGGACCTGGGCAACAAGAGCAGCATCGAAGTGCTCAAGGGCAGCAGCGGCATCCAGGCCGGCACCAGCTCGCCCGGCGGCCTGGTGAACCTGGTGGTCAAGCGCCCGACGGCCCAGGCTCACACCATCCTCAGCGGCGGCTTCAGCGAGCGCGGCACGTTTGAGGCGGCCATCGACTGGAGCCAGCGCTTCGGCGGCAGCGGCGAGTTCGGCCTGCGCGTCAATGCAGCCGCGGCCGATCTGCATCCGCAGCTGCGCGACGCCACGGGCACGCGCCAGCTGCTGGCCGTGGCCGGCGAGTGGCGCGTGCAGCCGGGCACCCTGCTCGAGGCCGAGTTCGAACTGAACCGCCACAGCCAGCCCAGCCAGCCGGGCATGAGCCTCTTGGGCAACAAGCTGCCCGACGCCAAGGCTTTTGATCCCCGCACCAATCTGAACAACCAGACCTGGACCCTGCCCGTCGAGTTTGACAATCAACATGCCTCGCTGCGCCTGCAGCAGCGGCTGAATGCGGACTGGCAGGCACAGGCCCATCTGGCCGTTCAGCGCCTCAAGACCGATGACCGCCTGGCTTATGCCTACGGCTGCGACAAGGAAGGCAACTACGACCGCTACTGCAGGGACGGCACGTACGATATGTTCGACTTCCGCAGCGAGAACGAGCGCCGCAACAGCGAAGCCCTGGACCTGTCTCTGAGCGGACGCTTCGACACCGGCCCGCTGCGCCACCAGCTGAGCACCGGCTTCCTGATCAGCCACTACAAGAGCCGCGCTCAGGCCCAGGCCTACAACGGCGTGGGCCCCGGCCGCATCGACGGCAGCGCGGTCAACCCCGCCGACCCCAGCCTGACCGACCAGAACACCCTGCGCGACGAGCGCAGCCGCGAGTTCTCGCTGCGCGACACGGTGCAGTTGAGCGCCGAGCTGCAAGCCTGGGCCGGCCTGCGCCACACCCAGCTGAACCGCAGCAGCGTGCGCACCAATGGCTCACGCCCGACCGACTACAGCCAGAGCCTGAGCACGCCCTGGCTGGGCCTGAGCTATGCCATCAACCCGCAGCTGATGGCCTACGCCAGCTGGGGTGAAGGTGTGGAAAGCGAAGTCACGCCCAACCGCAAGCGCTACGGCGACGCGGCCGGCCGCGCCCTGCCGGCCCTGAAGAGCCGCCAGAGCGAGATCGGCCTCAAGGCCGGCAGCAAGGCCGTGGACTGGTCGATCAATGCCTTCCAGATCAACCGCCCGGTCTGGGACGATTTCGGTGACTGCAGCGACAGCACGCCAGGCAGCTGCGTGCGCCGCCCCGATGGCATCGCCCGCCACCAGGGCCTGGAGGCCCAGGCCGACTTGAAATGGTCTGGCGGCGGCCTGCTGGCCAGCGCCATGAAGCTCAAGGCCCGCCGTGCCGACAGCAGCGTGGCCGACATCAACGGCCTCAAGCCCGTCAACGTGGCCGAGAACAGTCTGCGCCTGCAAGTGCGTCAAGATGTGCCCGCGCTGGCTGGCCTGCAGCTGAACGCTGGCCTGGTGTTTGAGGGCCCGCGCGCCGTGCTGCGCGACAACAGCCTCAACATCCCGGGCTGGACCCGTCTCAATGCCGGCGCGCGCTTCGAGCAGAGCTGGGGCCGCCAGCTGCTGATCTGGCGCGTCGGCGTGGACAACATCGCCAACAAGCGCGCCTGGAAAGAGTCGCCCTTCCAGTTCGACCATGTCTACCTCTACCCCCTGGCGCCGAGAACTTTCCGAACAAGTTTGGAAATCCACTTGTAA
- a CDS encoding leucine-rich repeat-containing protein kinase family protein — translation MSSNTTSLQTLDALRQGGLQGCSHLDLRGCGLQELPAEIQRLAASLEVLDVSSNALKHLPNWLAELPRLRIVFASGNRFTELPEVLGRCPQLEMVGFKSNCIERVSGAALPARLRWLILTDNRIEMLPAEIGRCARLQKLALAGNRLRALPTELQHCRALELIRVSANELQALPELLLQLPRLSWLAFGGNPFNRELEHDALAHTPLPTLPWPQLRLEDQLGEGASGVIHRARQVDTGEPVAVKVFKGEVTSDGLPRSEMAAALQAGAHPHLIPLRAKLSAHPNDAQGLVLDLISPAFQSLAGPPSLASCSRDVYAEDTCFNLSALLRIARGMASALAQLQARGLSHGDFYAHNILHDGQGQAYLGDFGAASFLPAEASAAQREAVARIEVRAFGCLLEELLARCEDASPQSLRALLTLRDACLAEDAARRPSWPSIIRSLESQAF, via the coding sequence ATGAGCTCGAACACCACATCGCTGCAAACACTGGACGCCCTCCGCCAGGGCGGTCTGCAAGGCTGCAGCCACCTCGACCTGCGTGGCTGCGGGCTGCAGGAGCTACCCGCTGAGATTCAGCGTTTGGCCGCCAGCCTGGAGGTGCTCGATGTTTCCAGCAATGCGCTGAAGCACTTGCCCAACTGGCTGGCCGAGCTGCCACGGCTGCGCATCGTGTTTGCCTCCGGCAACCGCTTCACCGAGCTGCCCGAGGTGCTGGGCCGCTGCCCGCAGCTGGAAATGGTGGGCTTCAAGAGCAACTGCATCGAACGTGTCAGCGGCGCCGCCCTGCCCGCGCGTCTGCGCTGGTTGATCCTGACCGACAACCGCATCGAGATGCTGCCGGCCGAGATTGGCCGCTGCGCGCGGCTGCAGAAGCTGGCCCTGGCGGGCAACCGCCTGCGCGCGCTGCCGACCGAGCTGCAGCACTGCCGGGCGCTGGAGCTGATCCGCGTTTCGGCCAATGAATTGCAGGCTTTGCCCGAATTGCTTTTGCAGCTGCCACGCCTGAGCTGGCTGGCCTTCGGCGGCAATCCGTTCAACCGCGAGCTGGAGCACGATGCGCTGGCGCACACGCCCCTGCCCACCCTGCCCTGGCCACAGCTGCGCCTCGAAGACCAGCTCGGCGAGGGTGCGTCCGGCGTGATCCACCGCGCGCGGCAGGTCGATACGGGCGAGCCGGTCGCCGTCAAGGTGTTCAAAGGCGAGGTCACCAGCGACGGCCTGCCCCGCAGCGAGATGGCCGCGGCCCTGCAGGCCGGTGCCCACCCGCATCTGATCCCGCTGCGAGCCAAGCTCAGCGCCCACCCGAACGATGCCCAAGGCCTGGTGCTCGATCTGATCAGCCCGGCCTTTCAGAGCCTGGCCGGCCCGCCCAGCCTGGCCAGCTGCAGCCGCGATGTCTACGCCGAGGACACATGCTTCAACCTGAGCGCCCTGCTGCGCATCGCCCGCGGTATGGCCTCGGCCCTGGCCCAGCTGCAGGCACGCGGCCTCAGCCATGGCGACTTCTACGCCCACAACATCCTGCACGACGGCCAGGGCCAGGCCTATCTCGGGGACTTTGGGGCGGCCTCCTTTTTGCCGGCAGAGGCCAGCGCGGCGCAGCGGGAGGCGGTGGCACGCATCGAGGTGCGCGCCTTCGGCTGCCTGCTGGAGGAATTGCTGGCGCGCTGCGAGGACGCGAGCCCTCAATCTCTGCGGGCCCTGCTGACCTTGCGTGATGCCTGCCTGGCCGAGGACGCCGCACGACGCCCCTCGTGGCCCTCCATCATCCGCAGCCTGGAGTCACAGGCATTCTGA
- a CDS encoding PH domain-containing protein: MSEAGHSAPGEPGPAVQRRLHPLSWLFAVGGVARQLLLPILAYLLLGQRDSEWSVWLIGPLGLYALWAVLHTRSFSYQVLGSELLVREGLLDRTQRHIPFARIHNISQQSHFFHRLLGVTVLRLDSAAGGKPEAVMAVLSLAEAARLEAVLRGQRAEVSDEAAPAMPIQASQSASVDADSPRVLLTLPLREIVLLGLSSNGGMLLVGAFFGAVMPNDQARRLLGQWLGAPARALGRLFIDDMKDHRWLHLLMLGLSAVLMVLLLMRLLSVVLAVLRYHGFRLELQGERLLASHGLSTRVRAGARLPRLQRWELSASWLQRRLGRCRLAVSVAGDTAHQESEGLGPVGQFSEMAPLATPAQAQALLHLCLPGLSWSALPWQRLGRPSLRRLLYGQWRLGLPLGLVLLLAAGLWRDWALPWWGIAAVAAMLLTAGWLYARAWVAFSAYALTDDVLVFRSGVFTQRWVIVAASRVQTLRFSSNALDRRLGLVHLQLDTQGGSKLQRALDIPCLERAQADALHQRLWRRV; the protein is encoded by the coding sequence ATGAGTGAGGCCGGCCACAGCGCGCCGGGCGAGCCTGGGCCGGCCGTGCAGCGCCGCCTGCATCCCCTGTCCTGGCTGTTTGCCGTCGGCGGGGTCGCGCGCCAGCTGTTGCTGCCCATCCTGGCCTATCTGCTGCTGGGGCAGCGCGATTCGGAGTGGTCGGTCTGGTTGATCGGTCCCTTGGGCCTGTATGCCTTGTGGGCGGTCTTGCACACCCGCAGCTTCAGCTACCAGGTCTTGGGCAGCGAGCTGCTGGTGCGCGAAGGCTTGCTGGATCGGACCCAGCGCCACATCCCGTTTGCGCGAATCCACAACATCAGCCAGCAAAGCCACTTTTTTCACCGCCTTTTGGGCGTGACCGTGCTGCGCCTGGATTCAGCCGCGGGCGGCAAGCCCGAGGCGGTGATGGCCGTGCTGAGCCTGGCCGAGGCGGCCCGCCTGGAGGCCGTTCTGCGTGGCCAGCGTGCCGAGGTCAGCGACGAAGCCGCGCCAGCGATGCCGATCCAGGCCAGCCAGTCCGCATCGGTCGACGCAGACTCGCCCCGCGTCTTGCTGACCCTGCCTTTGCGCGAGATCGTGTTGCTGGGCCTGAGTTCCAACGGCGGCATGTTGCTGGTGGGCGCCTTTTTTGGCGCGGTCATGCCCAATGATCAGGCGCGCCGTCTGCTCGGCCAGTGGCTGGGGGCGCCTGCGCGCGCGTTGGGGCGGCTGTTCATCGACGATATGAAAGACCACCGCTGGCTGCATCTCCTGATGCTGGGCCTCAGCGCCGTGCTGATGGTGCTGCTGCTGATGCGCCTGCTTTCGGTGGTCTTGGCGGTGCTGAGGTATCACGGCTTCCGCCTGGAGCTGCAGGGCGAGCGCCTGCTGGCCTCGCATGGCCTCAGCACCCGGGTGCGCGCGGGCGCGCGTCTGCCTCGGTTGCAGCGCTGGGAGCTCAGTGCCAGCTGGCTGCAGCGCCGGCTGGGCCGATGCCGTTTGGCGGTGTCGGTGGCGGGCGATACCGCCCATCAAGAGAGTGAAGGGCTGGGGCCAGTCGGCCAGTTCAGCGAAATGGCGCCTTTGGCGACGCCGGCGCAAGCCCAGGCGCTCTTGCATCTGTGCCTGCCAGGCCTGAGCTGGTCTGCGCTGCCGTGGCAGCGCCTGGGGCGGCCCAGCTTGCGCCGTCTGCTCTACGGGCAATGGCGCCTGGGTCTGCCGCTTGGCCTGGTGCTGCTGCTGGCCGCCGGCCTGTGGCGGGACTGGGCGCTGCCCTGGTGGGGGATTGCCGCGGTCGCCGCCATGCTCCTGACGGCCGGGTGGCTGTACGCACGCGCCTGGGTTGCGTTTTCGGCCTATGCGCTGACCGACGATGTTCTGGTCTTCCGCAGTGGTGTGTTCACGCAGCGCTGGGTGATCGTGGCCGCTTCGCGTGTGCAGACCTTGCGCTTTTCCAGCAATGCGCTGGATCGCCGCCTGGGGCTGGTGCACTTGCAGCTCGACACCCAGGGCGGCTCCAAACTGCAGCGGGCGCTGGACATCCCCTGCCTGGAGCGTGCCCAGGCAGATGCGCTGCATCAGCGGCTCTGGCGCCGTGTCTGA
- a CDS encoding PH domain-containing protein has protein sequence MDHELSSPPVLLDTLPELGRYWRFKYALMLAIPGGALLLLHLLLSLRRNAVDRPVLLGIGLAVLALGALLGWWYGARRHALYRAELREQEGVVLYDGVWWRSEIWVPMARLQHLDVSQGPLDRRWAMASLSLHTAGTHDHHTQIDGLPQALAHRLRERLLPRHRGEHE, from the coding sequence ATGGATCACGAACTGTCTTCTCCGCCCGTCCTCTTGGACACCTTGCCTGAGCTGGGCCGCTACTGGCGGTTCAAGTACGCGCTCATGCTGGCCATCCCGGGTGGCGCCTTGTTGCTGCTGCATCTGCTGCTGAGCTTGCGCCGCAACGCAGTCGACCGCCCGGTGCTGCTCGGCATCGGGCTTGCCGTGCTGGCGCTGGGTGCCTTGCTGGGCTGGTGGTATGGCGCACGCCGCCACGCCCTGTACCGGGCCGAGTTGCGCGAGCAGGAGGGCGTGGTGCTTTACGACGGGGTCTGGTGGCGCAGCGAGATCTGGGTGCCGATGGCGCGCTTGCAGCATCTCGATGTCAGCCAGGGGCCGCTGGACCGGCGCTGGGCCATGGCTTCGTTGAGCCTGCACACGGCCGGCACGCATGACCACCACACCCAGATTGACGGCCTGCCCCAGGCCCTGGCCCACCGCCTGCGCGAGCGCTTGCTGCCGCGCCATCGGGGTGAGCATGAGTGA